In Alkalihalobacterium alkalinitrilicum, a genomic segment contains:
- a CDS encoding diguanylate cyclase, whose product MSSCIRDKDIVARQAGDEFIILSTQNKSFFWICNRC is encoded by the coding sequence ATGAGCAGTTGTATTCGTGATAAGGATATTGTTGCACGGCAGGCTGGAGATGAGTTTATTATATTATCAACCCAAAATAAATCTTTCTTCTGGATTTGTAATAGGTGTTGA
- the ilvD gene encoding dihydroxy-acid dehydratase — protein sequence MNNNTSKFRSSVFNDINRAPNRAMIRAMGIKDEDFNKPFVGIASTWSEVTPCNMHIDELARKAKKGALDAGGTPFIFNTITVSDGISMGTEGMRFSLPSREVIADSIETVVGAQNYDGVVAIGGCDKNMPGCMIAIGRLNLPAVFVYGGTIRPGNVDGKDIDIVSAFEAVGKYNNGDIDRDELHKIECHACPGAGSCGGMYTANTMASAIEAMGMSLPGSSSNPAETEEKLEDCIKAGKAVMNLLNKGITPKDIMTKKAFENAITVVMALGGSTNAVLHLLALAHTVDVDLNLDDFERIRKKVPHIADLKPSGRYVMENLSEIGGVPAVMKLLLDKGLLHGDCLTVTSNTIEQNLSEIQPLKEGQEIISFENPKRETGPLVILKGNLAPDGALAKMSGLKIKKITGPARVFDSETDATNAVLNNEVNPGDVIVIRYVGPKGGPGMAEMLSITAIVVGKGFGEKVGLITDGRFSGGTHGLVVGHISPEAQVGGPIALIKEGDMITIDSELQELAVDVSPEDLNERLKDWSPPAQNLRGILAKYARSVSSASKGAITD from the coding sequence ATGAATAACAATACATCCAAATTTCGAAGTTCTGTTTTTAATGATATAAACCGTGCCCCAAATCGTGCAATGATACGGGCAATGGGGATTAAAGATGAAGATTTTAATAAACCTTTTGTAGGAATTGCTAGTACATGGAGCGAGGTTACCCCATGTAATATGCATATTGATGAATTAGCTAGAAAAGCAAAAAAAGGTGCTTTAGATGCAGGCGGAACTCCTTTTATTTTTAATACGATTACAGTTTCAGATGGTATCTCTATGGGGACAGAGGGGATGCGGTTTTCCTTACCAAGCCGTGAAGTCATTGCAGATTCTATAGAAACAGTTGTCGGCGCTCAGAACTACGATGGGGTAGTTGCAATTGGGGGATGCGATAAAAATATGCCAGGGTGCATGATTGCAATAGGGCGTTTGAATTTACCTGCCGTTTTTGTTTATGGGGGAACTATTCGACCAGGGAATGTAGATGGGAAAGACATTGATATTGTTTCTGCTTTTGAAGCAGTAGGAAAATACAATAACGGAGATATTGACCGTGATGAACTTCATAAAATTGAATGTCATGCTTGCCCAGGAGCTGGTTCATGTGGGGGGATGTACACAGCGAATACAATGGCATCGGCGATCGAAGCTATGGGGATGAGTTTACCTGGAAGCTCATCAAACCCAGCAGAGACCGAAGAAAAATTAGAAGATTGTATAAAAGCAGGAAAAGCTGTTATGAATTTATTAAATAAGGGAATTACTCCTAAAGATATAATGACGAAGAAAGCGTTTGAAAATGCTATAACTGTTGTAATGGCTCTTGGAGGGTCAACCAATGCTGTCCTTCATTTATTAGCATTGGCTCATACAGTTGATGTAGACCTTAATTTAGATGATTTTGAACGTATCCGTAAAAAAGTTCCTCATATAGCAGACCTAAAACCAAGTGGTCGTTATGTAATGGAAAATCTATCTGAAATTGGTGGAGTACCTGCCGTAATGAAGTTACTTCTTGATAAAGGTCTACTTCATGGAGATTGTTTAACAGTAACCAGTAACACAATAGAGCAAAATCTATCTGAAATTCAACCTTTAAAAGAGGGGCAAGAAATCATCTCCTTTGAAAATCCAAAACGTGAGACAGGACCATTAGTTATTCTAAAGGGTAATTTAGCTCCTGATGGTGCATTAGCAAAAATGTCTGGTTTGAAAATTAAAAAAATAACAGGGCCTGCTCGTGTTTTTGATTCAGAGACAGATGCAACCAATGCTGTTCTAAATAATGAGGTCAATCCAGGAGATGTCATTGTCATTCGATACGTTGGACCTAAGGGTGGACCTGGAATGGCTGAGATGTTATCAATTACAGCGATTGTGGTCGGTAAGGGTTTTGGAGAAAAAGTAGGTTTAATTACAGATGGTCGATTCTCTGGAGGAACACATGGATTAGTAGTTGGTCATATCTCCCCTGAAGCACAGGTTGGTGGCCCAATAGCATTAATTAAAGAGGGAGATATGATTACAATTGATAGTGAATTACAAGAACTTGCTGTTGATGTTTCTCCAGAAGATCTCAATGAAAGATTGAAGGATTGGAGTCCTCCAGCGCAAAATTTAAGGGGGATCTTAGCTAAGTATGCTCGGTCAGTTTCATCAGCTTCAAAAGGAGCAATAACTGATTAA
- a CDS encoding aldo/keto reductase gives MQYKTLGKSGLLVSELCLGAMTFGKEVNEADSINMIHHFLDLGGNFIDTADVYVGGESENIVGKAIKDRRSEVVVATKVRMRVGPHPNDFGYSRRRILEGVDQSLKRLNTDYIDLYQLHVWDNITPIEETIRTLDDLVSSGKVRYIGCSNFLAWQMMKALSYSDYNNLVRFISIQPQYSLITREMDREILPLCKEENVGVIPWAPIGGGFLTGKYKQGETPTAGRLSHGVGESSWQYRANNKNFEILRAVQEVAHEIDKTPVQVALNWLLNKEEITSPIFGASSLEQFEENMGSVGWSLSEKQWNKLDEISKLPSEYPTRFLEKFKR, from the coding sequence ATGCAATACAAGACGTTAGGAAAAAGTGGTTTGTTAGTATCTGAGCTTTGCTTAGGAGCAATGACCTTTGGTAAAGAGGTGAATGAAGCAGATTCCATTAATATGATTCATCACTTCCTTGATCTAGGAGGTAATTTCATCGATACTGCCGATGTATATGTTGGCGGGGAATCTGAGAATATTGTTGGAAAAGCAATTAAAGACCGGCGTTCTGAGGTTGTAGTAGCAACCAAGGTACGGATGCGAGTAGGTCCACATCCGAATGATTTTGGTTATTCTCGTCGACGGATCCTGGAAGGAGTAGATCAAAGTTTAAAGCGATTGAATACAGATTATATTGATCTTTATCAATTGCATGTATGGGATAATATTACTCCTATCGAAGAAACGATCAGAACGTTAGACGATTTAGTCAGTTCTGGAAAAGTTCGATACATAGGTTGTTCTAACTTTTTAGCTTGGCAAATGATGAAAGCCTTATCATATAGCGATTATAATAATCTTGTTCGGTTTATTTCGATTCAACCTCAGTATAGTCTTATCACTCGTGAAATGGATCGAGAAATTTTGCCACTTTGTAAAGAAGAAAACGTTGGGGTCATCCCTTGGGCTCCTATTGGTGGTGGATTTTTAACGGGGAAATATAAACAAGGAGAAACACCTACCGCTGGAAGATTGTCTCATGGCGTAGGTGAATCCAGCTGGCAATACCGAGCAAATAATAAAAATTTCGAGATTTTACGAGCTGTACAAGAAGTAGCTCATGAGATCGATAAAACCCCTGTCCAAGTCGCTCTAAATTGGCTGTTAAACAAAGAAGAAATTACATCCCCTATTTTTGGTGCGAGTAGTCTAGAACAATTTGAAGAAAATATGGGAAGTGTTGGCTGGAGCTTAAGTGAAAAACAATGGAATAAACTAGATGAAATAAGTAAACTTCCTAGTGAGTATCCAACAAGATTTCTTGAGAAGTTTAAGAGATAG
- a CDS encoding TSUP family transporter, whose amino-acid sequence MLSLCIALQLFKHIHWRSLLVILSASLFGHIGAFFVLDHYGEQEILNLFLGVFLIAVVIYLFKSKPPKPDTNKTSLIKYILS is encoded by the coding sequence ATGCTGTCACTTTGCATCGCGTTACAATTGTTTAAACACATTCACTGGCGCTCATTACTAGTCATTTTGTCGGCATCGCTGTTTGGACATATCGGTGCTTTTTTCGTCTTGGATCATTACGGGGAACAAGAGATTTTGAATTTGTTCCTTGGGGTGTTTTTAATTGCTGTTGTCATTTATTTATTCAAAAGCAAACCGCCGAAGCCTGATACGAATAAAACCTCTTTAATAAAGTACATTCTTTCATAA
- a CDS encoding DMT family transporter — MNDTRIKWILLLVIMMWGSNFVITKILLESFPFWTLLFFRNLFAALVLVWIVRKFLHIVPRNKQTWLYVLGASVIGVIINNALFQVGLKYTLATNASLIMGLTPLATALISYLVFSAPLHWKQMLGISLGFFGVALVVLKGSIQNLILLSFNIGDLYIVGALLTFSLSFIFIKKATDIKFPPAIISLYAYALSSICYLPLVVWEQTLAGWSELPTSILLWLMLLYVGVFPTGVGNMLWNRGISILGPGQCAIFMNGIPLVAAITSVFVLNEPILLLQIIGFLFIGTGVILGSQTSKTVVAKKEERETATIPS, encoded by the coding sequence TTGAATGATACACGGATAAAATGGATACTGTTACTCGTCATTATGATGTGGGGCAGTAATTTCGTCATTACAAAAATATTGCTTGAGAGCTTCCCTTTTTGGACTCTATTATTCTTTCGAAACCTTTTTGCTGCGCTTGTTTTAGTGTGGATTGTTCGAAAGTTTCTTCATATTGTGCCTAGAAATAAACAAACATGGCTTTATGTTTTAGGTGCATCTGTGATTGGTGTTATCATTAACAACGCATTATTCCAAGTAGGGCTTAAATATACGTTAGCGACTAATGCTTCACTGATTATGGGTTTAACCCCTTTAGCAACTGCGTTAATCTCGTATTTGGTCTTTAGTGCACCTTTACACTGGAAACAAATGCTTGGAATTAGTCTCGGCTTTTTTGGAGTTGCCCTCGTCGTATTGAAAGGGTCTATCCAAAACTTAATTCTTCTATCCTTTAACATCGGTGATTTGTATATTGTCGGAGCGTTGTTGACATTTAGTCTCAGTTTCATCTTTATAAAAAAGGCGACGGACATCAAGTTCCCGCCGGCAATCATCAGCTTATACGCCTATGCCCTTTCCTCTATCTGCTACTTACCATTAGTCGTATGGGAACAAACACTGGCAGGTTGGAGTGAGCTGCCAACAAGTATATTACTCTGGCTGATGCTGCTCTATGTCGGCGTTTTTCCAACTGGAGTCGGGAACATGCTTTGGAATCGCGGGATTAGTATCCTTGGGCCTGGTCAATGTGCGATTTTCATGAACGGAATTCCACTCGTTGCAGCGATTACTTCCGTATTTGTATTGAATGAACCAATCCTACTGCTGCAAATTATCGGGTTTCTCTTCATCGGCACTGGGGTTATCTTAGGCTCGCAAACGAGTAAAACAGTAGTCGCAAAAAAAGAAGAAAGAGAGACTGCTACAATTCCGAGCTAA
- a CDS encoding VOC family protein, producing the protein MDKNFKPSGYNSLSPYFVVNGAQKMVDLLTKLFNGKELRRHDMPDGSIMHVEIQIDDSVIMIGDASEQFPPNTHLIHIYVPDVDAVFEKAMTLGCFCMELPNVRKGDPDRRGTFKDFAGNIWSVATQL; encoded by the coding sequence ATGGACAAAAATTTCAAACCCAGCGGTTACAATTCTTTATCGCCTTATTTTGTAGTCAACGGTGCTCAAAAAATGGTGGACTTATTAACCAAATTATTTAATGGCAAGGAGCTGCGACGCCACGATATGCCTGACGGATCGATTATGCATGTAGAAATTCAAATTGATGATTCCGTCATCATGATTGGGGACGCTTCGGAGCAATTCCCCCCTAATACCCATCTCATTCATATTTATGTGCCTGACGTAGACGCAGTATTTGAAAAAGCCATGACATTAGGGTGTTTTTGTATGGAGTTACCAAATGTAAGAAAAGGTGATCCTGACAGAAGGGGAACGTTTAAAGATTTTGCGGGTAATATATGGTCAGTTGCAACTCAGCTTTAA
- a CDS encoding type II toxin-antitoxin system prevent-host-death family antitoxin → MPNIKPVSDLRNYNEVLKDIAVGDPVFLTKNGRGRYAIVDIEEYEKNQATIKLLSKLMEAEKAIKTGDEWLTEEQVENDLGV, encoded by the coding sequence ATGCCAAATATTAAACCTGTTTCAGATTTAAGAAATTACAATGAAGTTTTAAAGGACATTGCAGTAGGTGATCCAGTTTTTTTAACGAAAAATGGACGAGGTAGATATGCCATTGTTGATATTGAAGAATATGAGAAAAACCAAGCTACGATTAAACTGCTTTCAAAGCTTATGGAAGCTGAAAAGGCAATAAAAACTGGAGATGAGTGGCTAACTGAAGAACAAGTTGAGAATGATCTTGGAGTCTAA
- a CDS encoding type II toxin-antitoxin system RelE/ParE family toxin → MYKLRINPVAKQDLYDIKEYITKELDNPTAAVSVVSNIIESYKKLKDYPMLGLELSSKISIETDYRYLVSGNYIVFYKFDDVYVSIYRILYSRRDYVKLLFNEEMYTNNEQ, encoded by the coding sequence ATGTATAAGTTGAGAATAAACCCTGTTGCTAAACAAGACTTGTATGATATTAAGGAATATATTACTAAAGAACTTGATAATCCGACGGCTGCTGTAAGTGTAGTTTCAAATATCATTGAGAGTTACAAAAAGCTAAAAGATTACCCAATGTTAGGCCTAGAGTTATCATCAAAGATTAGTATTGAAACAGATTACCGGTATCTAGTCAGTGGGAACTACATTGTTTTTTATAAATTTGATGATGTTTACGTATCGATCTATCGAATTTTATATTCTAGAAGAGATTATGTAAAGTTATTATTTAACGAAGAAATGTATACAAATAATGAACAGTGA
- a CDS encoding DEAD/DEAH box helicase family protein, translating into MSFKNLELKFKYRSDVDQIHADFYSKVLEKSIRYDRAVGYFTSGSLAVIARGLEKFLGSEGKIRLIANPHLTKEDIEAVQLGYEAKYDVVARSLLREIEICEETIREDTLNILAWLIYEDKLELKIAFTNNNSLYHEKFGIFYDGFGNQLSFSGSANETVGGIRDNFEKIDVFWKEHDHARITDMVKDFESLWNNTTNGLTIIEMPDILKEKLKGYKKERKPIKPTEIKPRPYQKEAMEAVIGNNWTGILEMATGTGKTITSLMIANEFYKQHGRIFLVIIVPFTHLVEQWEDNCQLLGFSSFTSCYGNKKVWAGKLHTDVRDFNISMIKKHVVITTYRSAASEEFNELIDKLKGKSFLIADECHYFGVNSLRNHKFTGMEAKLGLSATPDRWWDEDGTRFITDFFGDTVYEYDMKTAIQNGALTEYTYHPYITNLTDDEMDKYERLTKRLIHLYGSDQPDHEEISEINRKRALILSKAENKKAKLFSIFREKERASVSHTLVYCAPGEVEMITNQLSQLGYRVHRFDSKVSLEDRMQILKSFAEGKIQILVAIKCLDEGVDVPSTKTAYFLASTSNPREFVQRRGRILRTFPGKNIAEIYDFIVLPTGTSDQMYKSIASKEIPRFAEFSRFAINNYNAREIVGRELQTYSLEYLMDKLPWEVYREFQENMGAI; encoded by the coding sequence ATGTCGTTTAAAAATTTAGAACTGAAATTTAAGTACCGTTCGGATGTTGATCAAATTCATGCTGACTTTTACAGTAAGGTGTTAGAAAAGTCCATCAGATATGACCGAGCAGTGGGTTACTTTACAAGCGGGAGTCTTGCTGTTATTGCGAGGGGACTTGAGAAGTTTTTAGGCTCAGAAGGGAAAATCCGTTTGATTGCCAATCCCCACTTAACAAAAGAAGACATCGAAGCGGTTCAGCTTGGATATGAAGCGAAATACGATGTTGTGGCTAGAAGCCTTCTACGAGAAATTGAAATTTGTGAAGAGACGATCCGTGAAGACACACTTAATATTTTAGCTTGGTTGATCTATGAAGATAAATTGGAGCTAAAGATTGCTTTTACGAATAACAATAGCCTTTATCATGAGAAGTTTGGCATCTTCTATGACGGTTTCGGAAATCAACTATCATTTTCTGGATCTGCAAATGAAACCGTCGGTGGAATCAGAGACAATTTTGAAAAGATTGATGTGTTTTGGAAAGAACATGACCACGCGCGAATCACGGACATGGTGAAAGACTTTGAAAGCCTGTGGAACAACACGACAAACGGCCTAACGATAATAGAGATGCCAGACATTTTAAAGGAAAAATTAAAAGGGTACAAAAAGGAGCGAAAACCTATCAAACCTACTGAAATTAAACCACGTCCATACCAAAAGGAGGCCATGGAGGCAGTTATAGGAAATAACTGGACTGGTATTTTAGAAATGGCTACAGGAACTGGTAAGACGATCACAAGTCTCATGATTGCCAATGAGTTTTATAAGCAACATGGACGGATCTTTCTCGTTATCATCGTTCCGTTTACACATCTGGTAGAACAGTGGGAAGATAACTGTCAACTCCTTGGTTTTAGTAGTTTTACGTCATGTTACGGGAATAAGAAAGTATGGGCAGGTAAACTTCACACGGATGTGAGAGACTTTAATATTAGCATGATCAAAAAGCATGTTGTAATCACGACCTACCGAAGTGCAGCTTCGGAAGAATTTAATGAATTAATCGATAAGTTAAAAGGGAAAAGCTTCTTAATTGCCGACGAATGCCACTATTTCGGTGTAAATAGTTTAAGAAATCATAAGTTCACAGGAATGGAAGCTAAGCTAGGACTATCTGCAACCCCAGATCGCTGGTGGGATGAGGATGGAACGCGCTTTATCACCGACTTTTTTGGAGACACCGTCTATGAATACGATATGAAAACAGCGATTCAGAATGGAGCCCTAACGGAATACACGTATCATCCTTATATAACGAATTTAACGGACGATGAAATGGATAAGTACGAGCGTTTAACAAAGAGACTCATTCACTTATATGGATCTGATCAACCCGATCATGAGGAAATTAGTGAGATCAATCGAAAACGGGCCCTTATATTAAGTAAAGCAGAGAATAAAAAAGCAAAATTATTTTCTATATTTAGAGAAAAAGAGCGGGCAAGTGTCTCGCACACACTCGTTTATTGTGCGCCAGGTGAAGTAGAAATGATTACGAACCAATTGTCCCAGCTCGGTTATCGTGTGCACCGATTTGACTCAAAGGTAAGTCTAGAAGATCGTATGCAAATATTGAAGTCATTTGCTGAAGGAAAGATCCAGATCCTTGTAGCTATTAAATGTCTTGACGAAGGTGTAGATGTGCCAAGTACGAAGACAGCTTATTTCTTAGCGAGTACCTCGAATCCGCGTGAATTTGTTCAACGTCGTGGCCGTATTTTACGTACGTTTCCTGGTAAGAATATTGCTGAAATTTATGACTTTATCGTTTTACCAACAGGTACTAGCGATCAAATGTACAAGTCTATTGCTTCAAAAGAAATTCCGAGGTTTGCTGAGTTTTCTAGATTTGCAATCAACAATTACAACGCCAGAGAAATTGTAGGACGAGAATTACAAACTTACTCTCTTGAGTATTTAATGGATAAATTACCTTGGGAAGTGTATAGAGAATTTCAAGAGAACATGGGGGCTATATAA
- a CDS encoding AAA family ATPase — MQLNKIILKNFRQFYGEQTIEFASGNENITIIFGENGKGKTGIFRALMFGLYGSTHIQQDNPKEKIHLVNFLALEENPNMPIDTAVYLEFEHRGKDYEIRRYASGYKTGQTITERILDTELYIKEAGNFPAEPITDEKEIKEIINGILDENIKDFFLFDAEKIETLAKTDVKVKEEVKNGIVKLLQIDKLEAAISILKKLHSSEKRRVLASSHNLDLTRKQNEIDAIANEITDMQERVRLKLENKTSCSLEIERIESQLAENEEVKLIQEKMEAEKEKKNIHLRFAKDKKNEIKGELVTNGYHLIMKDTYQSVKNYLDQILVDQKDLIPIEVIEKSLQDLVCACCGNDLKENKDHLTQIELLKNNFKRSELTPLISQITSSIHDYSMSEEEIVHSIERKLREFRELKDEIEQIDKEIDKYSGNIQLKAQEQENLKNLEASLKDKKEFLVSVEGEIRDLNFQINEKEKQKDALDKEFSRLLRENESLRIDSKILQYIETLKDHFDAVFKEYSDEMRAKLTTETTQIFKTLIDRKDKDLVRRIDINEKYEIDIMNWENINITQDVSQGQRQVVALSFITALAKIAAGGSDDINFPLFMDTPFGRISGNNRDHLIDNIPNLTSQWVLLLTDTELSRTEEIRFKSTGKLGKWYKLEQIKPGHSNIEPIEVTESMATRG, encoded by the coding sequence ATGCAGCTGAACAAGATCATTCTAAAGAATTTCCGACAATTTTACGGTGAACAAACGATCGAGTTTGCTAGTGGGAATGAGAATATCACGATCATCTTTGGAGAGAACGGAAAAGGAAAAACGGGGATCTTTCGTGCATTAATGTTTGGTTTATACGGGAGCACACATATCCAACAGGATAACCCGAAGGAAAAAATACATCTCGTCAATTTTCTAGCTCTAGAGGAAAATCCAAACATGCCGATTGATACAGCCGTTTACCTTGAATTCGAGCACCGCGGCAAAGATTACGAGATTAGAAGATATGCAAGCGGGTATAAGACGGGCCAGACGATTACGGAAAGAATCCTCGATACAGAGTTGTATATTAAAGAAGCTGGCAATTTCCCAGCGGAGCCAATAACAGATGAAAAAGAAATAAAAGAGATTATCAATGGCATTCTGGATGAAAACATTAAAGATTTCTTTTTATTTGATGCTGAAAAAATTGAAACTCTGGCGAAAACTGATGTAAAAGTGAAAGAAGAAGTAAAGAACGGTATCGTTAAACTTCTACAAATAGACAAGCTAGAAGCGGCGATTTCGATTTTAAAAAAGCTTCATTCATCAGAGAAACGAAGAGTGCTCGCTTCTTCACATAACTTAGATTTAACGAGAAAACAAAATGAAATTGATGCAATTGCAAACGAAATTACTGATATGCAAGAAAGGGTCCGTTTGAAGTTAGAAAATAAGACATCATGCTCACTTGAAATTGAGCGTATTGAAAGTCAACTTGCTGAAAATGAAGAGGTAAAACTCATACAAGAAAAAATGGAAGCGGAAAAAGAAAAGAAGAACATTCACCTTCGTTTTGCTAAAGATAAAAAGAATGAGATTAAAGGAGAACTCGTCACGAATGGTTATCATTTAATTATGAAGGATACGTACCAATCGGTGAAAAATTACTTAGATCAAATCCTTGTGGATCAAAAGGATTTAATTCCGATCGAAGTCATTGAAAAGTCGCTTCAAGATTTAGTATGTGCATGCTGCGGTAACGACTTAAAGGAAAATAAAGATCATTTAACGCAAATCGAGTTGCTCAAAAACAATTTTAAGCGATCCGAACTTACACCATTAATCTCTCAAATCACATCTAGTATCCACGATTATTCGATGAGTGAAGAAGAGATCGTTCATTCTATTGAACGAAAACTTCGCGAGTTTCGAGAACTGAAAGATGAAATTGAGCAAATTGACAAAGAAATTGATAAATACAGTGGCAACATCCAACTCAAAGCTCAAGAACAGGAGAACTTGAAGAATCTAGAGGCATCATTAAAGGATAAGAAAGAATTTCTAGTCAGCGTAGAGGGAGAAATTCGAGATCTTAATTTTCAAATCAATGAAAAAGAAAAGCAGAAGGATGCGTTAGACAAGGAATTTTCAAGGTTATTAAGAGAAAATGAAAGTCTACGAATTGACTCGAAAATCTTACAATATATCGAAACATTAAAAGATCATTTTGACGCTGTTTTTAAAGAGTATAGTGATGAAATGCGAGCGAAACTTACTACTGAGACGACACAAATCTTTAAAACACTAATCGATCGCAAAGATAAAGATTTAGTAAGACGTATCGATATTAACGAGAAATATGAAATCGATATTATGAACTGGGAAAATATTAACATCACCCAAGATGTCTCTCAAGGACAACGACAAGTAGTTGCCTTATCGTTTATCACCGCTCTTGCAAAAATTGCAGCTGGCGGATCCGATGATATTAACTTCCCATTGTTCATGGATACTCCGTTCGGTCGGATAAGCGGAAATAACCGAGATCATTTAATCGATAATATCCCGAACCTAACGTCACAGTGGGTGCTTCTTTTAACCGATACGGAGCTTTCAAGAACCGAAGAAATTCGATTTAAGAGTACGGGTAAGCTTGGAAAATGGTATAAACTTGAACAAATCAAACCAGGACACTCTAACATAGAGCCAATTGAAGTCACTGAATCAATGGCAACAAGGGGGTAA
- a CDS encoding nucleoside triphosphate pyrophosphohydrolase: MPIYNKLVRDKIPEIIQAAGKGYRTRQLDDMEYIKELKIKLTEEMAEYQEAQTDGQAIEELADVLEIIHSLAVVHGSSMEEVESIRKKKADDRGGFQEKIFLIDVDDE, from the coding sequence ATGCCAATTTACAATAAACTCGTTCGTGATAAAATACCTGAAATTATTCAAGCAGCAGGGAAGGGTTACCGCACTAGACAATTGGATGATATGGAATACATAAAAGAATTAAAAATTAAATTAACTGAAGAGATGGCTGAATACCAAGAAGCGCAAACCGATGGACAAGCGATAGAGGAGCTTGCTGATGTGTTGGAAATCATACATAGTCTTGCTGTAGTTCATGGCTCTAGCATGGAGGAAGTGGAGTCAATACGTAAAAAGAAAGCAGACGATAGAGGAGGCTTTCAGGAGAAGATTTTCCTGATTGATGTGGATGATGAGTAG
- a CDS encoding HNH endonuclease codes for MSHKLKVGELKELYLTDEEIWRIFTVVLSSKSAKSATYKYAFLKSIIENLYQVNEEFELMYDQLAFSFAKIYWNLIVRHNLLNHNTGSTARVVKIIKDEQEKNDVPSEMIFDNINDSIQIKLVSKVKTTMKINVFGALYGDTRGSFYAFDHKREVFKINPAVHRFMMKYQRIIVNLTNYHMAAMIELLNEVPNINYLLEKVESIARRSSLRPFEKVLLHYFNANCFYCNKSLTGAKRETHVDHFIPWSFVQSDHIWNLVLSCNKCNSSKSDKLPKRNYLEYIIERNDDLNDKKEDANITNLMKNYKHKKIIMLYDYSIKNGFDTIWTP; via the coding sequence ATGAGTCATAAATTAAAGGTTGGTGAGTTAAAAGAGCTTTATTTAACAGACGAAGAAATTTGGAGAATATTTACGGTTGTTTTATCGAGTAAGTCGGCAAAGTCAGCTACTTACAAGTATGCTTTTTTAAAATCAATCATTGAAAACTTATATCAAGTGAATGAAGAGTTTGAGCTAATGTATGACCAGTTAGCATTTTCATTTGCAAAAATATATTGGAATTTAATTGTTCGTCATAATTTGTTAAACCATAATACTGGTAGTACAGCTAGAGTTGTAAAAATTATAAAAGATGAGCAAGAAAAGAATGATGTACCATCTGAAATGATTTTTGATAATATAAATGACTCAATACAAATTAAACTAGTAAGTAAAGTAAAAACGACTATGAAAATCAATGTTTTTGGTGCACTTTATGGTGATACAAGGGGAAGTTTTTATGCGTTCGATCATAAACGAGAAGTATTTAAAATAAACCCAGCTGTTCATCGTTTTATGATGAAATATCAAAGAATAATAGTAAACCTTACTAATTACCACATGGCTGCAATGATTGAATTACTAAATGAGGTACCTAATATTAATTATCTCCTTGAAAAGGTAGAAAGCATTGCACGGCGGTCATCATTACGTCCTTTTGAAAAAGTATTACTACATTATTTTAATGCCAACTGTTTTTATTGTAATAAGTCTCTTACTGGAGCGAAGAGAGAAACACATGTGGATCACTTTATTCCATGGTCATTTGTTCAGTCGGACCATATCTGGAACCTTGTTTTATCCTGTAACAAATGTAACAGTTCCAAAAGTGATAAGTTACCAAAGAGGAATTACCTTGAGTACATCATCGAACGAAATGACGATTTAAATGATAAAAAAGAGGACGCTAATATCACGAATTTAATGAAAAACTACAAGCATAAAAAGATTATTATGCTCTATGATTATTCGATTAAAAATGGGTTTGATACGATTTGGACACCGTGA